In Corynebacterium aquilae DSM 44791, the genomic stretch ATTTCGATTGCTTCGGGGGCGTGCTTGGCGGTGCGTCGCCAGTGGTGGGAGCGCCTCGGTGGGATGGCTGAGTTGTATTTCATGTACCACGAGGACACTGATTTTTCGGCGCGTCTTCTTTTAGCGGGTGGCCAGATTGGTCTGCTTCATGGCGCGCAGGTTCACCATGACTATGACTATTCCAAGGGCGATTACAAGTGGATCTACATTGAGCGCAATCGCCTGTTGTTTATCTTGGCTACCTGGCCGTGGCCGGTGATTGCGGTGTTGGCGCCGCAGCTTGTGGCGGTGGGGTTGGGCCTGTGGGCTATTGCCGCTAAGCAGGGCCGGTTGGGGCTGAAGCTGAAGTCGACGAAGCTGTTTTTCCAGGCGATTCCGGAGGCGATTCGTTTCCGGCGCACAGTGGAACAGTCCATCTCTGCCGCTGAGTTTTTGGCGAAGATGGACTGTTCGGTGGATAACCCGTTTTTGGGTCCGGTGGCGGACAGCAAGCTGGTTGCTGCAGGCTACCGCGCGTATTACAAGGCGGCGTCCTGGGCGATTCGTCGTAAGTAGGCGCCGTAGCCGGATTTTTCGAGCGGTTTGGCGAGTTCTTCGAGACGTGCTGCATCGATGTGTCCGGCGCGGAAGGCTGCGACTTCGGGGCTGCCGATGATGTTTCCGGTGCGTTTTTGTAGCACTTCGACGTAGGCGCTGGCTTCGCTCATGGAGTCGATGGTGCCGGTGTCGAGCCACACGTCACCGCGGGATAGGCGCTGTACTTTGAGTTTGCCGCGTTTGAGGTAGGCCTCGTTGACGCTGGTGATTTCGAGTTCGCCGCGGGCGGAGGGGGTGATGCTTTTGGCGATGTCGACGACGTCGTTGTCGTAGAAGTACAGGCCAACGACGGCGTAGTTGGATTTGGGGTGGCTGGGTTTTTCTTCGATGGAGACGGCGGTGAGGGTGTCGTCGAATTCGACGACTCCGTAGCGTTCTGGGTCGGAGACTTGGTAGGCGAAGACGGTGCCGCCGTCTGGTTCGTCGACGTGGTCGAGGAAGTGGCGGCCGTCGAAGATGTTGTCGCCGAGGACCAGGGCGACGGAGTCGTCGCCGATGAATTCTTCGCCGATGATGAAGGCTTGGGCGAGTC encodes the following:
- the rfbA gene encoding glucose-1-phosphate thymidylyltransferase RfbA is translated as MKGIILAGGSGTRLYPITKGISKQLMPIYDKPMIYYPLSTLIQAGIRDILIITTPEDAPQFQRLLGDGADWGLNLTYAVQPSPDGLAQAFIIGEEFIGDDSVALVLGDNIFDGRHFLDHVDEPDGGTVFAYQVSDPERYGVVEFDDTLTAVSIEEKPSHPKSNYAVVGLYFYDNDVVDIAKSITPSARGELEITSVNEAYLKRGKLKVQRLSRGDVWLDTGTIDSMSEASAYVEVLQKRTGNIIGSPEVAAFRAGHIDAARLEELAKPLEKSGYGAYLRRIAQDAAL
- a CDS encoding glycosyltransferase family 2 protein, whose protein sequence is MKLGIVIVSYGHEAEVARLVDSFTPQLREGDRVIVVDNKKPWQMQEAGVAEIIQHDNGGFAAGCNVGAAAAGDVDVLFFLNPDTYVEDPNLLDVIRSGYDTPLAAWMPYLVLPDGTVNSAGNALHISGLSWVNGYGQRPDIRDGFTDISIASGACLAVRRQWWERLGGMAELYFMYHEDTDFSARLLLAGGQIGLLHGAQVHHDYDYSKGDYKWIYIERNRLLFILATWPWPVIAVLAPQLVAVGLGLWAIAAKQGRLGLKLKSTKLFFQAIPEAIRFRRTVEQSISAAEFLAKMDCSVDNPFLGPVADSKLVAAGYRAYYKAASWAIRRK